A window of the Pungitius pungitius chromosome 3, fPunPun2.1, whole genome shotgun sequence genome harbors these coding sequences:
- the or95a1 gene encoding odorant receptor 129-1, with product MRGRTSQRCRTLKLHDKKHSALKLFFRQRRTFLGLVPSRKMHNLTEFPGNATSNKSLSVIIKVCAVIPFFCVFLYCVVVMLHIFASQRQYLDSTRYILFASMLINDTLQLFSSVLLFLLAMGRVKFAFIYCVPLLFLSTATFQNTPLILATMSLECYVAIFYPLQRPAAWRSDRIWVIVLSLWLISCIYPVIIYSIGMSNPAGMDVLSTPMLCKSTVINTSQIQALFQISVYILFFAVVAAIILFTYVRILLEARKLRQDKVSVSKAMHTVLLHGFQLLLCILAFTHPITESLIVLNANWQPEDIAFFNYFCFILMPRILSPLIYGFRDQNLRGSIRKTIFYCSNKVKPDKRGKLRNNLSAS from the exons ATGAGGGGCAGAACCTCCCAACGATGTCGTACATTGAAGCTGCATGATAAGAAGCACAGCGCTCTAAAGCTTTTCTTCAGACAGAGGAGGACATTCTTAG GTTTAGTGCCCAGTCGAAAAATGCATAATCTGACTGAATTTCCGGGCAATGCAACTTCCAACAAAAGCCTGTCTGTGATCATCAAGGTGTGTGCGGTTATCCCCTTCTTCTGCGTCTTCCTCTACTGCGTTGTTGTCATGCTGCACATTTTTGCATCTCAGAGGCAGTACCTGGACTCCACACGTTACATCCTGTTTGCCTCTATGTTGATCAATGACACTCTCcagcttttttcttctgtgcTGCTCTTCCTCTTGGCCATGGGCCGGGTGAAATTCGCTTTCATCTACTGTGTTCCTCTGCTATTCCTTTCCACTGCCACTTTCCAGAACACACCTTTAATCCTGGCCACCATGTCTCTGGAGTGCTATGTTGCCATTTTCTATCCGCTGCAGCGGCCGGCTGCCTGGCGCTCAGACCGTATCTGGGTAATCGTTCTGTCCCTGTGGCTCATCAGCTGCATCTACCCCGTCATTATCTACTCCATAGGCATGAGCAACCCTGCTGGAATGGATGTCCTCTCTACCCCTATGCTTTGCAAAAGTACTGTTATCAACACATCTCAAATCCAGGCTTTGTTCCAAATCAGTGTATATATTCTCTTTTTTGCGGTGGTGGCAGCTATCATCCTTTTTACATACGTGAGAATCTTGCTGGAAGCAAGGAAGCTGAGACAGGACAAAGTGTCTGTGAGCAAAGCCATGCACACCGTGCTGCTACACGGctttcagctgctgctgtgcatTTTGGCCTTCACTCACCCCATCACTGAAAGTCTCATCGTGCTGAATGCCAACTGGCAACCAGAGGACATTGCCTTTTTCAATTATTTCTGTTTCATCCTCATGCCACGCATTCTCAGCCCCCTCATCTACGGCTTTAGAGATCAGAATCTCAGGGGCAGCATCAGGAAGACAATTTTCTATTGCTCAAACAAAGTAAAACCAGACAAGAGAGGCAAGCTTCGGAACAACTTATCTGCTTCTTGA
- the p4ha3 gene encoding prolyl 4-hydroxylase subunit alpha-3 isoform X2, with protein sequence MFPTGALLTWSLLTVAVIPASLGEMYTSLLNVKQAISVERKLIDYLRTYIDHESQRLDDIKRFYAKVSDLHTEVYRGPATAMANPLVAFTLIKRMHSEWLNVVYSNEAQENAQALRSGYEEEEGDLPKLEDLQGAAKGLMRLQDVYALQVASLARGRFQRVTNGNFIDVYLPAVSVPLSGDDCFLVGKVAYEQEDYYHSVQWLEESVRLFRGTGGGWSPENEGTLEDALDHLAFSHFKTGNVSHALSLSQELLHYDPLNGRVLQNVEKYEKLLVSSPPESIRDELTRPTSTHLRTRDTYEMLCRTQGSQPLQFENPRLFCDYFTNGNPQLLLLPARREVLSLQPYVVLYHNFITDKEAEDIKRTSHPGLKRSVVAAGEKQATAEYRISKSAWLKGSSHSTVGKLDNKISMLTGLNVKHPYGEHLQVVNYGIGGHYEPHFDHATSPSSPVFKLKTGNRVATFMIYLSSVEAGGSTAFIYANFSVPVVENAAIFWWNLHRNGQGDADTLHAGCPVLIGDKWVANKWIHEHGQEFQHGCSLNPEE encoded by the exons ATGTTTCCCACGGGCGCGCTCCTCACTTGGAGTCTCCTGACTGTCGCCGTGATCCCCGCGTCTTTGGGGGAAATGTACACGTCGCTGCTGAACGTGAAGCAGGCGATCAGCGTCGAACGGAAGCTGATCGATTACTTGAGGACGTACATTGACCACGAGTCGCAGCGACTGGATGACATCAAGCG TTTTTACGCCAAGGTTTCAGACCTGCACACTGAAGTTTATAGAGGCCCAGCGACTGCGATGGCAAACCCCCTGGTGGCATTCACCCTGATCAAGAGGATGCATTCAGAGTGGCTGAATGTAGTGTACAGCAACGAAGCCCAGGAGAACGCACAAG cacTCAGGTCCGgttacgaggaggaggagggcgatcTGCCCAAACTGGAAGACCTCCAGGGAGCCGCCAAGGGGCTGATGAGGCTGCAGGATGTGTATGCCCTCCAGGTTGCGAGTCTCGCAAGAGGTCGTTTCCAGAGAGTCACTAATGGCAACTTTATCGATGTCTACCTGCCGGCAGTCTCGGTCCCACTGTCTGGTGATGACTGCTTTCTGGTTGGAAAG GTGGCGTACGAGCAGGAGGACTACTACCACTCAGTGCAGTGGTTGGAGGAGTCGGTGCGTCTCTTCAGGGGAACAGGAGGCGGATGGAGCCCAGAGAATGAAGGGACTTTGGAGGACGCTCTGGATCACCTGGCCTTCTCTCATTTTAAA ACAGGAAACGTCTCCCACGCTCTCAGTTTATCTCAGGAACTACTGCATTATG atCCGTTGAATGGAAGGGTTTTGCAGAATGTTGAGAAATACGAGAAATTGCTGGTTTCAAGTCCACCCGAATCAATCAGAGATGAGCTGACGAGACCGACCTCCACTCATTTGAGGACCAGAGACACGTATGAGATGCTCTGCCGGACACAAGGCTCTCAG CCGCTGCAGTTTGAAAACCCAAGACTCTTCTGTGATTACTTCACCAACGGGAATCCTCAGCTGCTACTTCTGCCCGCAAGACGGGAAGTGCTGAGCCTGCAGCCGTATGTGGTTCTGTACCACAACTTCATCACTGACAAAGAGGCAGAGGACATCAAGAGGACCTCCCATCCCGGA TTGAAACGATCTGTGGTGGCAGCTGGAGAGAAACAAGCAACCGCAGAGTATCGCATCAGCAAGAG CGCATGGCTGAAGGGCTCATCCCACTCCACTGTTGGGAAGCTAGACAACAAGATCTCCATGCTCACAGGTTTGAATGTGAAGCATCCATATGGCGAGCACCTCCAAGTGGTGAATTATGGGATCGGGGGCCATTATGAGCCTCACTTTGATCATGCTACA tcGCCTTCAAGTCCCGTCTTCAAGCTCAAAACTGGGAATCGAGTGGCAACCTTTATGATATAT CTCAGCTCTGTCGAAGCAGGTGGGTCCACAGCCTTCATCTACGCCAACTTCAGCGTCCCCGTTGTGGAG AATGCTGCCATTTTCTGGTGGAATCTCCATAGAAACGGTCAAGGAGATGCAGACACGCTGCATGCCGGCTGTCCTGTGCTCATTGGGGACAAATGGG TGGCAAACAAATGGATCCACGAGCACGGCCAAGAGTTCCAACACGGCTGCAGCCTGAATCCTGAAGAGTGA
- the p4ha3 gene encoding prolyl 4-hydroxylase subunit alpha-3 isoform X1: protein MFPTGALLTWSLLTVAVIPASLGEMYTSLLNVKQAISVERKLIDYLRTYIDHESQRLDDIKRFYAKVSDLHTEVYRGPATAMANPLVAFTLIKRMHSEWLNVVYSNEAQENAQALRSGYEEEEGDLPKLEDLQGAAKGLMRLQDVYALQVASLARGRFQRVTNGNFIDVYLPAVSVPLSGDDCFLVGKVAYEQEDYYHSVQWLEESVRLFRGTGGGWSPENEGTLEDALDHLAFSHFKTGNVSHALSLSQELLHYDPLNGRVLQNVEKYEKLLVSSPPESIRDELTRPTSTHLRTRDTYEMLCRTQGSQQPLQFENPRLFCDYFTNGNPQLLLLPARREVLSLQPYVVLYHNFITDKEAEDIKRTSHPGLKRSVVAAGEKQATAEYRISKSAWLKGSSHSTVGKLDNKISMLTGLNVKHPYGEHLQVVNYGIGGHYEPHFDHATSPSSPVFKLKTGNRVATFMIYLSSVEAGGSTAFIYANFSVPVVENAAIFWWNLHRNGQGDADTLHAGCPVLIGDKWVANKWIHEHGQEFQHGCSLNPEE from the exons ATGTTTCCCACGGGCGCGCTCCTCACTTGGAGTCTCCTGACTGTCGCCGTGATCCCCGCGTCTTTGGGGGAAATGTACACGTCGCTGCTGAACGTGAAGCAGGCGATCAGCGTCGAACGGAAGCTGATCGATTACTTGAGGACGTACATTGACCACGAGTCGCAGCGACTGGATGACATCAAGCG TTTTTACGCCAAGGTTTCAGACCTGCACACTGAAGTTTATAGAGGCCCAGCGACTGCGATGGCAAACCCCCTGGTGGCATTCACCCTGATCAAGAGGATGCATTCAGAGTGGCTGAATGTAGTGTACAGCAACGAAGCCCAGGAGAACGCACAAG cacTCAGGTCCGgttacgaggaggaggagggcgatcTGCCCAAACTGGAAGACCTCCAGGGAGCCGCCAAGGGGCTGATGAGGCTGCAGGATGTGTATGCCCTCCAGGTTGCGAGTCTCGCAAGAGGTCGTTTCCAGAGAGTCACTAATGGCAACTTTATCGATGTCTACCTGCCGGCAGTCTCGGTCCCACTGTCTGGTGATGACTGCTTTCTGGTTGGAAAG GTGGCGTACGAGCAGGAGGACTACTACCACTCAGTGCAGTGGTTGGAGGAGTCGGTGCGTCTCTTCAGGGGAACAGGAGGCGGATGGAGCCCAGAGAATGAAGGGACTTTGGAGGACGCTCTGGATCACCTGGCCTTCTCTCATTTTAAA ACAGGAAACGTCTCCCACGCTCTCAGTTTATCTCAGGAACTACTGCATTATG atCCGTTGAATGGAAGGGTTTTGCAGAATGTTGAGAAATACGAGAAATTGCTGGTTTCAAGTCCACCCGAATCAATCAGAGATGAGCTGACGAGACCGACCTCCACTCATTTGAGGACCAGAGACACGTATGAGATGCTCTGCCGGACACAAGGCTCTCAG CAGCCGCTGCAGTTTGAAAACCCAAGACTCTTCTGTGATTACTTCACCAACGGGAATCCTCAGCTGCTACTTCTGCCCGCAAGACGGGAAGTGCTGAGCCTGCAGCCGTATGTGGTTCTGTACCACAACTTCATCACTGACAAAGAGGCAGAGGACATCAAGAGGACCTCCCATCCCGGA TTGAAACGATCTGTGGTGGCAGCTGGAGAGAAACAAGCAACCGCAGAGTATCGCATCAGCAAGAG CGCATGGCTGAAGGGCTCATCCCACTCCACTGTTGGGAAGCTAGACAACAAGATCTCCATGCTCACAGGTTTGAATGTGAAGCATCCATATGGCGAGCACCTCCAAGTGGTGAATTATGGGATCGGGGGCCATTATGAGCCTCACTTTGATCATGCTACA tcGCCTTCAAGTCCCGTCTTCAAGCTCAAAACTGGGAATCGAGTGGCAACCTTTATGATATAT CTCAGCTCTGTCGAAGCAGGTGGGTCCACAGCCTTCATCTACGCCAACTTCAGCGTCCCCGTTGTGGAG AATGCTGCCATTTTCTGGTGGAATCTCCATAGAAACGGTCAAGGAGATGCAGACACGCTGCATGCCGGCTGTCCTGTGCTCATTGGGGACAAATGGG TGGCAAACAAATGGATCCACGAGCACGGCCAAGAGTTCCAACACGGCTGCAGCCTGAATCCTGAAGAGTGA